The sequence ACTCCCGGATGCACGGCGATGCTGCGGATGCCCAAACCGGCCGCATCGCTGCGCCGCTGCAGCTCCAGAGCCCAGGCGAGTACGGCCAGCTTGGACTGCGCATAACTCGCGTAGGGGTTGTAGTCGCGTTCGGCCTGCAAGTCCGCGAAGTTCAGGCGGCCCCTGGCAACCGCGATGCTCGACAGGCTGACTACGCGCGGGTCGTCGCTCTCACGCAGCATGGGTAACAACAAGCCAGTCAGGGCGTAATGCCCCAGATAGTTGGTCGCCAGCTGTAGCTCATGACCGTCCGCGGACGTACCGCGCGTGGGCGGCGCCATGATGGCGGCGTTGTTGATCAACACGTCGATTCGCGGCAGCCGCGCCTGCAAGCGGTTGGCCAGGCTACGGACGGACGCCAGGTCAGCCAGGTCCAGGGTTTCGAATTGCACGCGGGCATCGGGTACCGCTTGCTGAATACGCTCGATTGCCTGCTGGCCTCGCTCGGGATTGCGTGCGGCGATAATCACCTGGGCGCCTGCGCGGGTCAGCGCCAGGGCATCTTCGTAGCCCATGCCGCTGGTCCCGCCGGTGATCAGGACGATGCGGCCCTGCTGGCTGGGCATATCACTGGTCGACCAGTCGGGTTTTGGCGCGGTCCTGGCCGAGACTTCCGCGACAAGGGCGCCCGCCAGCGCGACACCGGCAAGCAGCGCGCGAGCCATCCGCAACACAGGGTACGGCCTGCTCGGCGTGCCCGTCTTAGGGGGAGTGGGTAGGTTCCACATGGCTGAAATCCTCTTTTCGTCTCATGGAGTCCGGTACACCCGGACGAGAGAGGATTATTGGTGTACGACTGGACTATGATAATCCGGTCTTTTCTGGATGCCCTGTACGCGCCGGCGTACAGTTCAACCAGATCCAGGAGCTGCCATGCGCCAACCCAACCTGACCGATGTCGCGCTGTTCGCCGCCGTGGTGGACGCTGGCGGCTTTCGCGCCGCGGCAAACAAGCGCGGCCTTTCGGCCTCCTCGCTGAGCGATTGCATGCGCCGCCTGGAAAGCGACGTGGGCCTGCGCCTGCTGAACCGCACCACCCGTAGCGTCACCCCGACCGCCGCCGGCGAGCGGTTGCTCGAACGCCTGCGCCCGGCGCTGCGGCAGATCGACGACGCGTTCAACGACCTGGACGACGAGGCACATCGCCCCGTCGGGACGCTGAAATTGAACGTGCCGGTGCCGGTGGCGCGCTTCCTGCTACCGGACCTGCTGGCACGTTTCCTCAGGCTCTACCCCGGCGTCAGCGTCGAGGTGATGATGGACAATACGTTCATCGACGTGACCGCCGGCGGGTTTGACGCCGGGGTGCGCTACGAGGAAAGCCTGGCCAGGGACACCATCGCCGTGCCTATCGGTCCACGCCGCCAACGCTTCGTCGCCGCCGCGGCCCCCGCCTACCTGGCGGCGCGCGGCACGCCTCGTCATCCCGAAGAACTGAGCGGCCACGAACTGCTGGGCCATCGCTTCGAAAGCGGGAAAGTAGGTGTGTTCGAGTTCGAAAAAAACGGCCGAATCCTGCGTATTCCACCACGCGGGCAATTGCTGACCTCATCGCATGACCTGAAAACCCGCTCGGCCATAAACGGACTCGGCATCATCTACACCTTCGAGGATTTCCTGCGCGAACCGCTCGCCGATGGGCGCCTGGTGCCCATACTCGAGGATTGGTGGCAACACTTCGACGGCCCCTATCTCTACTATCACGGGCGTCACCATATGCCCTTGCCGCTGCGTGCCTTCGTCGACTTCATCAAGACGCAGGCGCCGCAAAGCGCAGCAAACGACCATGCGTAACGCCCCTGGGCGCCTCGGCCGCCTGCGGCGCCATCAAGAAGGCTAGCGAGCGGACGGCAGCCACACCGGCCGCCGTCCCGCCCGATCAGTCGGCGGTGCTGAGCACACCGCGCTGGATCTGGTCGCGCTCGATGGATTCGAACAGCGCCTTGAAGTTGCCTTCGCCGAAGCCGCTGTCGCCCTTGCGCTGGATGAACTCGAAAAACACCGGGCCCAGCAGCGTTCCGGAGAATATCTGCAGCAGCAGGCGCTGCTCGCCGTTCTCCGTGGCGCCGTCGAGCAGGATA is a genomic window of Stutzerimonas stutzeri containing:
- a CDS encoding oxidoreductase, which produces MARALLAGVALAGALVAEVSARTAPKPDWSTSDMPSQQGRIVLITGGTSGMGYEDALALTRAGAQVIIAARNPERGQQAIERIQQAVPDARVQFETLDLADLASVRSLANRLQARLPRIDVLINNAAIMAPPTRGTSADGHELQLATNYLGHYALTGLLLPMLRESDDPRVVSLSSIAVARGRLNFADLQAERDYNPYASYAQSKLAVLAWALELQRRSDAAGLGIRSIAVHPGVAVTELIARGPGLNSEFGKQWAQDRDEYHSAAQGALSTLYAATAPDALGGGYYGPTGEDEKRGPLGFARLPDAAADRSLAAELWQVSERLTGVTYP
- a CDS encoding LysR family transcriptional regulator is translated as MRQPNLTDVALFAAVVDAGGFRAAANKRGLSASSLSDCMRRLESDVGLRLLNRTTRSVTPTAAGERLLERLRPALRQIDDAFNDLDDEAHRPVGTLKLNVPVPVARFLLPDLLARFLRLYPGVSVEVMMDNTFIDVTAGGFDAGVRYEESLARDTIAVPIGPRRQRFVAAAAPAYLAARGTPRHPEELSGHELLGHRFESGKVGVFEFEKNGRILRIPPRGQLLTSSHDLKTRSAINGLGIIYTFEDFLREPLADGRLVPILEDWWQHFDGPYLYYHGRHHMPLPLRAFVDFIKTQAPQSAANDHA